GCCACCGTGGTGCGCGGCCGCCGGAAGCGCACGAACTCGTGCCCGGCCGGGCAGCGGCCCGTCCAGCGCGCGCGCTCGGCGGCGATCTCGCCCGAGTGCGTCGTGCCCCCGACGTAGCCGAGGTCGGCCGCGATCGCCTTCCATGCCGGGCCGTGGCCCGAGCCCGGACCGGCGAGCGCGTGGGCCACTTCGTGCAGGAGGGTCTGGTGCACTTCGTCGTCGTCCCACCGGGCAGCGAGGTGCCGCGAGACCGAGATGCGCTTCTTGCCGTAGTCGCAGAGGCCTGCGCGCTTGGTGGCGTGGTCGAACGCGAAGCTCCACGAGTCGTCGAGGTGCAGCCGAATCAACGCCTCGGCCCACACCCGCACCCGATCCAGCTCGCTCATGCGCCCGATGCTAGGTGAGAGCGCCGACGTCGACCGGCCGCGACAGCCGCGCCGGGGAAAACCCGCCCCGCTACGACGCTGGGGAGAGCTCGACCGCCAGCAACCGGTCGTCCTCCGCACCGGGCGAGCCGCGTCCGTCGGTGTTGTTCGTCAGGAACCAGAGGCGTCCATCGGAGCCGAGCAGAGCATCCCGATTGCGGTCGTCACCGCCGATCCCCTCGACGACGGGCCAGCCGTAGTTGCCGCCGGGCTCGATCAGGTTCAACTCGTCCCAGGTGTTCTGGCCGAACTCGGCCGCCCAGAGCTACCCATCGCGGTCGAAGGCGAGCCCCTGAGGGTTGCGGTGTCCGATCGAGAGCACGAGCGATCCGTCGAACGGATTGTCGGCCGGCACGGTGCCTTCGTGAAGCTCGCCCACCTCGAGCGCGCCCGCCGCTCCGCTGAGCGGCCCGACCGACCACGGCGCGGCGAGCCCCGTCACGAGGGTGTCGACGTCGCCGCTCGGCAGCAGGAAGCCCTCGAGTTCCGGGTCAGCGCGAGCGCGGCTGCGCCACCGCTCGCTCCGCGCACAGAACCAGTCTGGATGCTCATCTCGTCCCCCGATATCGCCTCGCGCCGGGTGCGCCCCGGCTGTCTACCAGCCTGCGGGGGCCGCCTGAAAGGGGGGTGGGCGGCGTCGGACGTGAGAGCTACTCTCGCCTGAGCGCAGAAAAAGCGACGCGCTTTCGACACGGAAGGAGCAGGTCATGACCCTCTACGACCGGCTGGGAGGCGCCGCGGGCGTCGACGCCGCCGTTCGTGAGCTGTCGGCCCGCATCCGTGTGCACACCCTGCTCGGTCCGTTCTTCGACGACCTCGACTACGACCAGATCGTCGAGCACCGCGCCGACTACCTGGTGGCGATCTTCGGCGGGCCGGAAGCGTACGAGGGGCGCGGCATGCGCGAGTCGCACCGCCACCTCGGCCTGCGCGACGAGCACATGGATGCCTTCTTGCATCTCGTGCGCGAGACCCTCACCGACCTCGACGTGTCGCCGCTCGACATTGAGCAGACCGTCGTCGAGCTCGAACGGCTGCGCCCCGTGCTCGTCGTCCCGCAGTCGAGCGCAGACTAGCTGCGCATCCGCCTACCGCGTCGTGAAGACGCTCTTGCTGGGCGGCGGCGATGCCACCGCCGTCTGATCGCTCACGACCGGGGCGCCGGCGACCCACTTGGTCAGCGCGTCGCCCCCGAGCACCGAGGCGGGGTGCGGGCCGCGCGCGAGGAGTCGCGGTAGCCACGCGGTGGGCAGCTCGTCGATCCCGGCGGCCATGACGACGTTGCCGAAGCGGCGCGACTTCAGCACGCCCGACTCGGCGAGCGCGACCACGTCGGAGAACACGTACTGCAGGGTCGCTGCCTGCGAGCGAACGAACGCGAGCCCCGGACCGTCGGCGATGTTGACGCAGACGATGCCGTTCGGGGCGAGCAGTGCGCGCACGCTCTCGTAGAACTCGACGCTCGTCACGTGCGCCGGAATGCGGGCGCCGCCGAACACGTCGACGACGACGA
The sequence above is a segment of the Microcella alkaliphila genome. Coding sequences within it:
- a CDS encoding spermidine synthase, which codes for MSAPIETWLSNGMLARIDEDRWQQGAYQLVVDGTPQSHVDLDDPSRLFFEYVQRIGHVIDEWGDPGQPMTAVHLGAGAMTLPRYIHATRPGSRQQVVELERDLVDFVREHLPLPRGASIRVRYGDARATLAQLPAGLTGAVDLVVVDVFGGARIPAHVTSVEFYESVRALLAPNGIVCVNIADGPGLAFVRSQAATLQYVFSDVVALAESGVLKSRRFGNVVMAAGIDELPTAWLPRLLARGPHPASVLGGDALTKWVAGAPVVSDQTAVASPPPSKSVFTTR
- a CDS encoding group I truncated hemoglobin, with amino-acid sequence MTLYDRLGGAAGVDAAVRELSARIRVHTLLGPFFDDLDYDQIVEHRADYLVAIFGGPEAYEGRGMRESHRHLGLRDEHMDAFLHLVRETLTDLDVSPLDIEQTVVELERLRPVLVVPQSSAD
- a CDS encoding SprT-like domain-containing protein, coding for MSELDRVRVWAEALIRLHLDDSWSFAFDHATKRAGLCDYGKKRISVSRHLAARWDDDEVHQTLLHEVAHALAGPGSGHGPAWKAIAADLGYVGGTTHSGEIAAERARWTGRCPAGHEFVRFRRPRTTVACGRCSRTFHPANVIRWTDRRAA